CTATATCAGCGTTCGCGTCGCCGGAGCCTTGAGTGCCGAGCAGAAGCGCAAGATTGTCGCTCGCATCACTCAGGTGATGCAGGAAGAAGCAGGAAAGCCGCCCGAATCGACCTATATCGTAATCGATGAAGTCTCCAGAGATAACTGGGCAAAATCAGGCAAGATTCTTTC
The DNA window shown above is from Leptospirales bacterium and carries:
- a CDS encoding 4-oxalocrotonate tautomerase family protein; protein product: MPYISVRVAGALSAEQKRKIVARITQVMQEEAGKPPESTYIVIDEVSRDNWAKSGKILSES